A genomic stretch from Arachis stenosperma cultivar V10309 chromosome 3, arast.V10309.gnm1.PFL2, whole genome shotgun sequence includes:
- the LOC130969538 gene encoding probable WRKY transcription factor 35 gives MENNNNKEKYYQGDLSDIIRASYGYYGSYNSASSEASYMVEDPPMMANFGDPFSNSAGDPLLHDMPYFNTLSWGLQPATCDDDDDDCIMTHHQISHPNPNLLLPTISTCQDSSSTIMTVNNNSTKPSSAYCLVDNNTGPMVVQISAPVNKRRKSQPKKSICIPAAAAPSSRQGGEVVPSDLWAWRKYGQKPIKGSPYPRGYYRCSSTKGCPARKQVERSRTDPNMLVITYTSEHNHSWPTQRNALAGSSRSNKNTITTKPEEQQHSNTDSNTALLAVKKEDIHNNNNLEDLFAELGQVERDYIC, from the exons TAATCCGTGCTAGTTATGGTTATTATGGGAGCTACAACTCAGCATCATCTGAAGCTTCTTACATGGTGGAAGACCCTCCTATGATGGCAAACTTCGGTGATCCTTTCTCAAACTCGGCAGGAGATCCCTTGCTACATGATATGCCCTACTTTAACACTTTATCTTGGGGACTGCAACCTGCTActtgtgatgatgatgatgatgattgtaTCATGACTCATCATCAGATCTCTCATCCCAACCCCAATTTATTATTACCCACCATCTCAACGTGTCAAGATTCTTCCTCCACAATAATGACAGTTAATAATAATAGTACCAAGCCTTCTTCTGCTTATTGCTTGGTGGATAATAACACAGGACCAATGGTAGTGCAGATCTCAGCTCCTGTTAATAAGCGAAG GAAAAGTCAGCCAAAGAAGTCGATTTGTATTCCAGCAGCAGCAGCACCAAGCAGTAGACAAGGTGGAGAGGTAGTTCCCTCTGATCTGTGGGCTTGGAGAAAATACGGTCAAAAACCCATTAAAGGTTCTCCATATCCAAG GGGTTACTATAGATGCAGCAGCACAAAGGGTTGCCCTGCAAGGAAACAAGTGGAGAGGAGCAGAACAGACCCAAACATGTTGGTCATTACTTACACTTCCGAACACAACCATTCATGGCCAACTCAAAGAAACGCTTTGGCTGGTTCATCCCGATCCAATAAGAACACAATCACAACAAAGCCAGAAGAGCAACAACACAGCAACACTGACAGCAACACTGCGTTACTCGCAGTGAAGAAGGAAGACATTCATAATAATAACAATCTTGAGGACTTGTTTGCAGAATTGGGACAAGTGGAGCGTGATTATATATGCTGa